TAAGGAAATTCTTGCACCATACCATGTTCTGGCGAATACATCTCTGCCCAGCTCGTCAGTGCCGAACCAATACTTCGATGATGGCGGAAGGTTCTGATTAGTCAGAGACTGCTCAGATACACTATGCGGGGAAAGCATGGGTCCAAAAATAGACATAAAGGCTAAAGCAATAAGAAAGAATAGCCCTGCCATTGCCAGCTTATTTTTCAAAAGCCGGCGCCATGCATCCTGCCAATAGGAAAGGCTCGGCCTTACAACTGCTTCCGCTGCATCCTGGTCCTTGGCCTTAGGCACAAACCAGTCATCCGGAATATCGGGTGCAAGGTTGCGGTTATCATGCTGTTTGCGCAGTTCCATTAGCTCGCCTCCTTTTTGTGAAGCTTAATTCTCGGGTCTAAAATTCCATATGCAATGTCCACAAGGAACAGCATAATAATCAATATTGAACTGTAAAAAACGGTGGTCCCCATTATGACGGGATAATCACGTGTATTGATGCTTTCTACAAAATACTTTCCCATTCCAGGAATGGCAAAGATTTTTTCAATGACAAACGTACCTGTCAAAATGCTTGCTGCCAAGGATCCCAATACAGTTACGACAGGCAGGAGGGCATTCCTCAGTGCATGCTTAAACACAATTTTCACTGGTGATAAGCCTTTTGCTTTGGCCGTTTTTATGTAATCCTGCGTCAGCACCTCCAGCATGCTTGAACGTGTCAGACGGGCGATAATCGCCATGGGCCCTGTCGCAAGCGCCAGAGTCGGCAGTATCATATGCTTCGGACTTGACCAGGTAGCCACCGGCAGGATTGCCAGGTTGACAGCAAGCTGCTGAATTAACAGTGTGGCAAGCACAAAGTTTGGCACCGATATTCCCAGAACAGCAATGGTCATCGCTAAATAATCAATAAAGCCATTGTGCCGGAGGGCAGCTATGATTCCGAGGGCAATTCCCGAAAAAACCGCCACGATCAATGTGACGATTCCCAGTTCGAAAGACACCGGAAAGCCCCGTCCGAGCATTTCATTAACCGTCTGGGAAGATTTTTTAATAGATGGCCCAAAGTCGAATGTCACAACGGACTTCAAGTACATCCCATATTGGACATAGAGCGGTTCATCCAAATGGTAGAATTTTTCCAGATTTCGCTGAACCGCTTCACTTGTATTTCTTTCTTCATTAAAAGGCGACCCCGGTATGGAATGCATTAAGAAAAAAGTCAGAGTGATAATGAACCAAAGTGTGACGACCATTGCGATAAGGCGTTTTATTATGTATCCAGTCATTCATTAACACTTCCTAACAGAATGTAGTTCTCATGGCCAGCTCAGTCATCACCAGCATTGCCTGGTATGCTTCAAGAATATCCTTAGCCTGATAGCGGACAATGGTTGTATTCTCTTCTATCTCTGCACCAGGCATTAAAGCAGCCCACTCAGCCTGGCCATAGTTGGCAAATTCAATTTTCAATACAGGGTTTTCTGGCGGAACAAGCGGTTCTACAAGTTCCTTCCTGCTAAGAGCCTCTGCTGCTTTTTCTCTTAAAAGCTGTCCGGCTTTTGCAGG
This window of the Cytobacillus pseudoceanisediminis genome carries:
- a CDS encoding ABC transporter permease — translated: MTGYIIKRLIAMVVTLWFIITLTFFLMHSIPGSPFNEERNTSEAVQRNLEKFYHLDEPLYVQYGMYLKSVVTFDFGPSIKKSSQTVNEMLGRGFPVSFELGIVTLIVAVFSGIALGIIAALRHNGFIDYLAMTIAVLGISVPNFVLATLLIQQLAVNLAILPVATWSSPKHMILPTLALATGPMAIIARLTRSSMLEVLTQDYIKTAKAKGLSPVKIVFKHALRNALLPVVTVLGSLAASILTGTFVIEKIFAIPGMGKYFVESINTRDYPVIMGTTVFYSSILIIMLFLVDIAYGILDPRIKLHKKEAS